A window of Magallana gigas chromosome 8, xbMagGiga1.1, whole genome shotgun sequence genomic DNA:
actctgaccctggtgataggtatggagaccctggtgatgggtatactggccttggttatgggtgtacagactctggtgatgggcacacagactctggtgatacgtactctgaccctggtgataggtatggacaccctggtgatgggtatactgaccctggttatgggtgtacagactctggtgatgggcacacagactctggtgatacgtactctgaccctggtgataggtatgaagaccctgatgatgggtatactggccctggttatgggtgtacagactctggtgatgggcacacagactctggtgatacgtactctgacccttgtgataggtatggagaccctggtgatgggtatactggccctgttatgggtatacagaccctggtgatgggcacacagactctggtgatacgtaatttgaccctggtgataggtatgaagaccctggtgatgggtatactggccctggttatgggtgtacagactctggtgatgggcacacagactctggtgatacgtactctgaccctggtgataggtatggagaccctgtgatgggtatactggccctggttatgggtgtacataccctggtgatgggcaaacagactctggtgatacgttctCTGACCCTTTTGATAGGTATGGacaccctggtgatgggtatactgaccctggttatgggtgtacagaccctggtgatgggcacacagactctggtgatacgtactctgaccctggtgataggtatgaagaccctggtgatgggtatactgaccctggtcatgggtatccagaccctggtgatgggcacacaaactctggtgacacgtactctgaccctggtgataggtatggagaccctggtgatgggtatactggccctggttatagGTGtgcagactctggtgatgggcacacagactctggtgatacgtactctgaccctggtgataggtatggagaccctggtgatgggtatactggccctgttatgggtatacagaccctggtgatgggcacacagactctggtgatacgtactctgaccctggtgataggtatgaagaccctggtgatgggtatactggccctggttatgggtgtacagactctggtgaagggcacacagactctggtgatacgtactctgaccctggtgataggtatggagaccctgtgatgggtatactggccctggttatgggtgtacagaccctggtgatgggcacacaaactctggtgacacgtactctgaccctggtgataggtatggagaccctggtgatgggtatactggccctggttatgggtgtacagactctggtgatgggcacacagactctggtgatacgtactctgaccctggtgataggtatggacaccctggtgatgggtatactgaccctggttatgggtgtacagactctggtgatgggcacacagattctggtgatacgtactctgaccctggtgataggtatggagaccctggtgatgggtatactggccctggttatgggtaaaCAGACaatggtgatgggcacacaaactctggtgacacgtactctgaccctggtgataggtatggagaccctgatgatgggtatactgaccctggttatgggtgtacagactctggtgatgggcacacagactctggtgatacgtactctgaccctggtgataggtatggagaccctggtgatgggtatactagccctggttatgggtgtacagactctggtgatgggcacacagactctggtgatacgtactctgaccctggagaccatgatgatgggtatactgaccctggttatgtgtatacagaccctggtgataggtcatgGGTAGATCTTCAAGGGGTCAGTAACCTGTTCACccctaataccccccccccccaacaaaatagctcctgagtaataaaaaaaaggaaaatagattTCTTCTTTCTTCCCCTCCTAgtcttggattttttatttattttggactaaggtgtttgtagaacctggtgaatggaacaatgcacgagataatattggtttacataaagtctttatactagcatacatgtattgaaaccatgatattttgttcaggcaCCTAGCATCGTAGCAAAGTGGGTtgagggcagactcatccaatcttgccttgaaaaaaaaactaactcaaaaatactttttaaataattgaaaatcctaatccgtgggggtaggGGGCTAAGTgcacctttaacttcaatttcacagtttatttcctctctttcatttcaaattttacatggtcccaaaaacattggggggggggggggagggggtgcaactgtatgttaattaacttttttataagttaattcaagaaaaatatttgctgcaaGAAAACGTGTGCTGGAGGGGGGCAGTCCCGTCCCCGCCCCCAttccaacacccccccccccccccccctccgatgctaagtgcctgttgttttcctgtaacattgattttgattgttctctcaattatttattaaattttttggtgtaaaatctaatgtacataacatttttatcacttctgatcatatttttcatataaaaatcgcatttttaaattgcacatatatcagttcgaagttcctccaaatagctttcgaatttcctcccaatcgtttaccgatcccgatggaaagttggttcacgcatgcgcacatcctggttatagtgcctggttataggatataaaaagtaCCCTATTCTATACCTCAGCGGTCCGCCTGTGAAAAGTAAAAGTGCTGAAAACCAAAGAAAACTAATTACTAAAGAGAAATTTTGTAACGCTGAGGCGTTGCCCTGTTTGagtttatatttgatatattttctgattttaagcTTGAGATAAGGATCAAATTCGAACTAAGTCATGCCGCTGGCACATAACAGGACGGGTCCTTTGTTGAAGAAGCTGAGGACGCTGATGAGCAATAGAAAGTACGTCCCAGAGAGCATCCAGGCCTACATAGTACCCTCCGGGGACGCTCACCAGGTGAGACGTCAGTCAGACATGatagatgttttttttaatgaaaagctTACTCTCTTCTTGCAATATACAGGAAAACTCTGTTATATAGCGAAGTCCAAGGAACCAGTGGATTTACTTCGCTTTTGCTGTAATTCGTTATAGCCGTTATAATAAGTATAGAAAATTCGCTATAGACATGTTTTCTTACACCAGACTAAACTTAACCTATTtaagaaattcattataaaagttttaaaaattgatatttttcacaTCTATGGGACTCAAAATCAATATGCTATATATGTGTGGATTCCTTATAtccaaaattcattttaacCATAAAATTTTGCAAGGATTTATTCAGAATTTTTCCAGGGATTCCCCAAATCTTTACTATTTGTAAGATTTTGCTATTATATCCGTGTTAATACTATACAAGTTttgctttaatttgtaaatgaaacCTTTCTTTGTGATCACTTATTTGGTTAGCAGCCTAACACCAGTCCACctacaatatttaatttccaTTGTGTGAATTAAACTAATGTAGCTATGAATAGGTACAACTTGTACATAAGAAACTGTACTTAGGGTAAACTTCCATTCtactttttgttttatactTCCAGAGTGAGTACATAGCTCCCTGTGATTGTAGGCGTGCTTTCATATCAGGATTCAATGGATCTGCtggtttgtatttttataatagAACTACTCTTGACTAACTCTGACCTTCATGATCTTAATAAttctcaagttttttttatttttacctacaATGTTTGTCTCCGTTGACAGGGACTGCAGTGATTACAACTGACAAGGCGGCCCTGTGGACGGATGGCCGATATTTCCTACAGGCGGAAAAACAGCTGGATGAGAACTGGATCCTTATGAAAGATGGTGAGCTGAAAAAAATCCTACACATGCTTATCTTTGTCATCAATACAGGCAatcacacaaaaaataaatttatgaattcatCTTTAAGGAAATTTTGTTTCGTATTCAAAAGTAATACGATGAAGCTTGTACTGTCATcaatatctatttatttaatatCTACATGCCAAACAAACTGGAACATATCTGAAGTTATAGGAATCTATAGATGATAATTGTTCATAACTTAATTGATGCATCTTACTTTTGTACAGGACAACCCAACACACCAACTCAAGCAGACTGGTTAGCTAAGGTAGGCAGGAAATCTGACACAATCGTTTAAAAATCATCAGATGCATACACAATAAATATATTGAGCAAAATACATTATATGTGAATGCTTTTTAAGTTTCACATTAATTCCCAGCTAATTTTAATGTAAGTTTCTAATTATGTCTGGTTTAAAATACAGCTGTAAATTGTCTGTTGTCATATTCAGGAGTTACCTGTGGGCGGGAAGGTGGGCGTGGATCCCTGTTTGATATCAGCAGGTAAAGGTCTTTTGTACAAGTTTATTAcagtaactgtttgatttatttcataaGATATTAATggattcaaaaaatatttaaatttctatGTAGTTTATGAATTATTTGTTGAATAGAGGCCTGGTCACCATTGAAGAAGAATCTCCTGTCAAGTGGTCACAGTATCATAGCTGTCCCGATTAATCTGATAGATCTTGTGTGGGAGGACCAGCCCCCACCCCCATTGAATCCACTCCTCACCCTGACAGAGAAATACACAGGTATAGGGGTGTTCTCACTCATGAAGACCTCTCATTCACGGACAAAACAGATGATGTAACATGTCTAAACAGTCATCattcaatttacatgtaaaactctgtgattcaatattttgttgcattttttaaaaattttacaacgTTACTTACAAAGCTAAGTCACAAGCTCTATGATGCATATAACTAACAGTACATAAACtgcatttatattaaattttcatgCGTTTCTTTCTCTGTTTTGCTCTAGGTATCAGTTGGCAAGATAAAATTCAAAAGATACGAGAGAAGATGCAGACCAAGAAATGTGGAGCCCTAGTTATATCAGCACTGGATGAAATAGCATGTATGTACAGTAGATTAATGCGACTGACCAAATctgaaaatgttcaaaagtaGTTTCTGACAAAATATTGTGGTTTCTATACGATATTCATTGcatgttaaaagtaaaacagaGTTGTAAAATGTTGTACCTGTTATTATTACTGCACAGATCTGTTTAACCTGCGGGGTTCTGACATTGAGTACAACCCGGTCTTCTTTGCCTATGCTGTTGTCACCCTGGACAACATCTTGTAAGTTCTTACGAAATATACACCAGGTCTCTTTTGACAATATCTTGTATTTTcatatacagcaaaactcgaaATATagcgaacacggatatagcaaaTTCATGGCTATAATAAATTCTTATTAATGTCCTTGCAAAGTGCTAATATAAACCTAAAGATCTTTGCTGTACATAACAGACATGGCTATAACAAATCCATGGCTATATTGAAGTAATTTTAAGACCCCCACTGGCaaaattttgatgtattttattatttatataacaaatatttccATTACAAATTTCATTGGAGATACCTTAAATTTTATGATGCATACATAAAACTTAAGTTCAAATatatacagaattttttttaaattgaagtaaaaatgtttaataatttttgtaattgaGAGTTATAcggattttaaaattacaatagtTTGAATCAGATTATTTGATAACGAATTTCACTATaagattttttatgaattccCTATAAACATACGAGTTACAGCTATGCTGAAGATTTTTCTATGGTCTCTTGCAATTCACTATAAACAAGGTTTGCTGTAGTGTGTTCTTCAGCTTGAGAAAGGAAAGATGAATAATGCCACTGATTCAAGTTTACTTACATTGTTTTGATTTGGATTGCAGTCTATTTATAGATGACCAGAAGCTGGATGCTGAAGTGAAGCATCATCTACAGCTGAATGGGACCGACAGTGCTATACAGGTCACGTCCTACGACAAGGTCGGCGAGGTCATCAAAAACCTGGTCGACCAGGTGGAGGGCAAGTTCTGGGTAAGGTCAATGTCAAACAGGTGAAGTGCagtatttcattctttttatgAAGATCTAGTTCACTCTTTATGTGAgaatcctaattttttttttttcagatcagTCCCAAGTGCAGTGTGGCCTTAACTCAGTGTGTCGAGAaagtatgattttttatttgcttataTTGATggatattatgtaaaattttaaacatagtGTAAAAGTCTTGAATACATATAATTTCGAATTTTTCTTTCAAGTAGATATGCTTAATTTCTGAACACCCTTTTTTGCAGACTCGACTATTTGCCCAGACTTCACCAGTAGCTGTGATGAAGGCAGTGAAAAATGACACAGAAATTCAGGGAATGAGATCAGCTCATGTAAGACTGAAGTTGTTAAACCAATCAATCACAAACTACAATAGAACCTCTACTTCTAGGTTTTAAATCCtgtgatgtatatttttttccttttttgtccCAGATAAAAGATGCTGTCACTTTGTGTGAGTTATTTTCTTGGCTTGAGAAACAGGTAAGGAAAATCAAACACGTATTATTATCTCACcatcagttttcattttttatttgaatgtatGGTTGGTAATGGTTAGATTATTTTTCGTTACTTATCTATGCAGTAAATGTGTTATTTTGCTAAATTCACAGTTTTGTGTTTGTTTGGTAGATCCCCACTGGGTCAGTGACAGAAATATCAGCAGCTGACAAACTGGAGGAAATCAAAGGGTAAGAGATTCAAAAgttactccccccccccaaactggAGGAAATCAAAGGGCAAGAGATTCAAAAGTTACTCATCCTGACAAACTTGAGAAAATCAAAGAGTAAGAGATTCAAAAGTTACTCCCCCTGACAAACTGGAGAAAATCAAAGAGTAAGAGATTCAAAAGTTGCTCCCCCATCAAACTGGAGTAAATCAAGGTGAATTGATAAATTTCAACATCTTTATCCAGATATAATGTAACTTCTGGTGCCACTCTAATTATTATTGATTTGTGACTAAATTCTCTTCTAATCCTTCAGTAATGAAATACCGATTTAGTAATGCTTAATATTCTATTATATTTTAGGGAACAAGAAGACTTTATCAGTTTGAGTTTTGCCACCATCTCCAGCACCGGTCCTAATGCAGCTATTATACACTACAAGTAAGTCTGACAACATGTTTGTGAAGGATAAATAACCTTGACCCCTGTGACCATTGGTATGTTTGATGACCTTTACCTATTTTGTAGGCCTACAGAGGAGTCGGATACTGTTCTCAGTACTGATGAGATCTACCTGTGTGACTCGGGGGGACAGTACAAGTCAGTATTTTATGATATCAGTTCTATAGGTCACAAGTGATAAACAAAGTACCGGCTCTGTAAGTCACCAGTGATAAACAATACTAGTATGTCTATTCTTCAGGTCACTGgtgatgaaaaatattgaatctGATTCGAAATTCTCTGTTTTCTTGTTTCAATGAAGGATTAATGTTGATTAATGGTTTTTGAAATGAACTTTTcctatttttaaattgaaattgaattttttttatatcattcatCTTtagatggttttttttataaatattttaagaatattttattaCTTTGATTTGTATAGGGATGGTACTACTGACGTCACAAGGACGATTCATTTTGGATCACCCTCAAATCATGAAaaagtatttactttttttaacttACTGAATTCACCAGTTACAAACATGTAGTTTTGTGTTGAATGTTACCATGTCTGTATTACCATGTTATCTCTTCTGTGTGTTCTAGGAGTGTTACACTAGAGTTCTAAAAGGACACATTGCTTTAGCTTCCATTATTTTTCCTAATGAAACCAAAGGtaacatttttgtttcttaACTTTGTttctaaaatgaatcaataactCTATACAATCTTAGGTTGTATTTAACTATACCTGTGATatcttatgttttaattttcttgaatGTACATTTTGAGAATGATCAATCTTGGTATTGACAATGTTTATGTCTAAATGACAATATAAAGCAAATCTGTTTCCAGGACAACACACTAACTGATTTTCTTTTAACCCTAGGTCACATGTTAGACACCCTTGCGCGGACCTCCCTATGGGAGGTGGGTCTTGACTATGCCCACGGGACGGGGCATGGCGTGGGAGCCTTCCTGAATGTACACGAGGGTAAAGtaatatactgtagattccttattttatgcgagtacGTTATTCTGTGATTTAActgttttccatcaaattgcAGGAACATAAAAACGCAAATGCCAAAATGCCAAATTTGGTTCGTAGTTTCATATTGTGAACATATGTCtgattttacgcagatatttGTTCTTCGCGTATTAATTAGGAATCaacagaatatatataaattaaatttactgGAAATGaatgtgtacattgtatattctGTTATAACAACATGTGTGTTGTCTTTTACAGGCCCCTGTGGGATCAGTCCCAGGGTGTCAGCAGCAGAGATTCCACTGGAGGCGGGAATGATTCTCTCTGATGGTGAGGAAAtggttgggggagggggggataGAGTGTTGTAGTGttgaatatattttcatgtttctcgctttgataaaaaacaaaaatcaagcAATTGGTATGATGAAACCACGATTAGCTATATGAGATAAAATTACCCTAAAACTTTGTCTCGTAGAGCCAGGATACTATGAAGATGGAATGTTTGGAGTCCGTATAGAGAATCTCGTTCTTGTGGTCAAGGCAGAAACCAAGGTACGTATTGAGACAGTTGTCACAGTTACTGTATAAAGTCACGGCCAAGCAGCCACAGCACAGCATCAGCAGCTGGTAGGAGTGGAAATGTATTTTGAAGTTAAGCCATTGTATTCTGACATAATCACTTCCAATTTTTCTTTTAGttcaattttagaaataaaggaTTCTTGACCTTTGAACCCATTACCCTTGTACCTATGCAACTGAAAATGGTAGTACCATCCTTGTTAACAGAGAAAGAGGTAATTAAcattagatttttaattaaacaaaattatacatttacttTTGCTAATATGTTTCCCTATATGAACCTGTCTAAAAGTGATAATGTTTATTTCTGTGTGAACTTTATAATGACATCACAATGATTACAGATCATGTTTAAGTTTAATGGttcaattattgtaaaaataataatgttatgTTTATAATGAATGTTCACTCTGTTAACTGATTTAATCTGAAAGTTAATTCTGTTAACTATTTTATCTGAATGTTAACACTATACACTGTAATAATCTGAATGTTAACtctatttattgtttaaatctgAATGTTATctctgtttattatttttatctaaaagtTAACTTTGTTAACTGTTTCAATCTGAATGTTAACACTATAAACTGTTATAAACTGAATTTTAACtctgttaattaataatttaataatctGAATTTCAACACTGTAACTGTTAACTTTTTTACTGATTCAGTCCTGAACGTTAACACCATTGACTGTAGCGGTTGTTTTCTCTGTTGACAGATAAGCTGGCTCAATGAGTACCACACACAGTGCAGGGAGGTGGTGGGGCCGGAACTCAAGAGACAGGGGAAGAAAGAGGCGTACGAATGGCTGATGAGGGAGACCCAGAGTATTGGGTGATGATGACATacagatgaattttaaattatcaacTCTAGAACAAATTTAGGGCGAAAACCTGATTAtacatcttaaaaaaaatttcacacaCTTAAATGTGATAACATTAAATGATATGCAATATGATGTTAATTTGTCAGCTTTTTCCCAGATTGATATTTATTGGTGATTACTGTCTAAAAACTGAAGAAGTTTATTTCACAGAGTGTTTTTAGGTTTTACTATTTAATTTTTGGTATATAAGGCCCATTGCGATGTAGGTGAGGCAAAATacaacatacaaataaataataaaaagcaaCCTCTCTTTGCCAACAAGTTTAATAAAGGTACATACACAATTCTCCAAAAGCATTACAGTCAACAATGATAATACTATTTGCGTAACAGCGATAAGGTTCAAAACTCGTAAAACAGATCCATATACATATAACATTCACCGTCATAAAAGATGGGACTGTGGTATGTCAATGAGGCAtgtggaaaaataaataatctaaatggAAACGAGAAATGAGATGACGACGCCCTAAATCCTTTTGCCATTTTCTCCGCATAGGATGgtgagtttatttttttctgacgaAGCTAAGCCCTGGGTTTGTAAATCATGACTATTCACTTGTTTAGTGTTCAAAAAATCCTTAAACACTTTAAACTCTGAGAAGCACCGAACAAACTCTCGCAAAGTCGCGCGATGACATCATCAGTCCATGATGGATCGGGAATTGGCGGGAAGTCCCTGTTGCTGGCGCCAGCAGGCC
This region includes:
- the LOC105332679 gene encoding xaa-Pro aminopeptidase 1 — encoded protein: MPLAHNRTGPLLKKLRTLMSNRKYVPESIQAYIVPSGDAHQSEYIAPCDCRRAFISGFNGSAGTAVITTDKAALWTDGRYFLQAEKQLDENWILMKDGQPNTPTQADWLAKELPVGGKVGVDPCLISAEAWSPLKKNLLSSGHSIIAVPINLIDLVWEDQPPPPLNPLLTLTEKYTGISWQDKIQKIREKMQTKKCGALVISALDEIAYLFNLRGSDIEYNPVFFAYAVVTLDNIFLFIDDQKLDAEVKHHLQLNGTDSAIQVTSYDKVGEVIKNLVDQVEGKFWISPKCSVALTQCVEKTRLFAQTSPVAVMKAVKNDTEIQGMRSAHIKDAVTLCELFSWLEKQIPTGSVTEISAADKLEEIKGEQEDFISLSFATISSTGPNAAIIHYKPTEESDTVLSTDEIYLCDSGGQYKDGTTDVTRTIHFGSPSNHEKECYTRVLKGHIALASIIFPNETKGHMLDTLARTSLWEVGLDYAHGTGHGVGAFLNVHEGPCGISPRVSAAEIPLEAGMILSDEPGYYEDGMFGVRIENLVLVVKAETKFNFRNKGFLTFEPITLVPMQLKMVVPSLLTEKEISWLNEYHTQCREVVGPELKRQGKKEAYEWLMRETQSIG